Genomic DNA from Anabaena sphaerica FACHB-251:
CGACTGTAAAGAGTTTGTGGAGATGATAGGGGTTTTACCAAAATTCCCCAACGCATTCTCTTAAATAAAGGACGATTAATTACAGCATCTATGGATGATTCTAGTTGAGCAGGACAAGTATATTTTGTGGTAGTTGCTGGTGTTACTGGGGTTTGTGCTTGAGCTATTTGCTGGTTAAGATTAAGTTGAACACCGATAAATAGCAGCATCAAGCTAATAGAAATTCTTTTGTAAATCATTTTATTTCTACTAAATCTAATCATAATTTCGTGACTTTGCGTAAGTAGCTCGGCACAATTAAATATAAAACCTCTCTCCAAACCTCTCCCCTACAAGGAGAGAGGCTTTGACTCCCCCTTCCCTGGTAGGGAAGGGGGTTGGGGGGTTAGGTTTATCTTATATTTTTAACGCCCACCTACTTAGCTGTTGGTAACTAAACATCAAGGCTAAATGTTGGGTTTCCTAATGTCAAGTCAACCTACATTGAGTTTTTATTACACCTTATTACTACGTAAAAAGCCCATGATAGCCTAAAATATGCCACTCATGAGCTAAATAAACTTATTTATCGGGAGATAGGTCCCCGGCTTCTCAAAGAAGTCGGGGATCTGGGTATGAGATTTATTAAGTGGAAGCTCCTGATCAGAAATTTAGATAAACAAAGAATTATTATTCTTCCTCCTCTTCCTCTTCGTCTTCATATTCCTCGAAAACTTCGTCTATCAGTTCTTCTGCTCGCTCATCGGAAATCTTTAATGCTTCCTGAAGCTCAAAGAGATAATCTTCTTCTGATTCGGGTATCTCTTCTTCCATCCCCACTATCAAGATAGCTGTGATGTAAGCAGCTTCACGATAGCTCTTTTTTGTTAAGGATGCGATCGCACCAGGAATTAAATTCTCTAATTTTTGTTCCCCTATCAAGGCGTTGACTTTCGCTGTTAACTGCTCAAAGTCTTCCTCAGAGTAATTTTCAAACAGTTCAATACCTTCCAGCATTTCCGGTAAGGGGTATTCTTCGGTGGAAATAATACCTTCCTCTTCAGTAGAGGCTGAAAAAAGTCCGATGATGGCGATCGCTACTTCTGGTTCTAGCTTCACTTTACTGCTGCTGCTTTTGAGCAACTCACATTTAGACATAAATATCCTTAGGATTTAGCTAACTTCTAAGATTCCCAAATGATTGCATAAAATCACAGAGACTGTTACTTTTTTTCATACATTAGCCCCACAGAGGTAAAAGACAATGGTTTCAGGGTATGGGAGTGTATGTGTCATCGGTTAAAAAAATCTTATCAGAGTGCAGAAGCTTTACACCCGACCTAAAAGAAGATATCCGAACTGGCAATAGAATTTTTATCTGATGCTGATGGTGGAGAATATTCTATGAAGCACGTCATCCATAAGCCAATAACAGACACTTCGCTGTCGTTGCCGAAGCTGTAACGATTTATATTATTTTGATCTCGTAAAATATAATTCATAGGCAGCATATTCATTTGAGGTATTGTGAGATTTCTTTTTCCTAGCGATTACTTCAATCCTAAAAAAGCAGATGCAGCGTACTCAGAGCAAGTTGCTTGTATGCAGAATGCTGGGTTTGCAACTTCCGTCATTTCTTTGGAGTCCTTGGGGTCTGGTTCATCAAAGATTATTCCCGTCCCCACTCCTGGTTCAAAATTAGTATATCGAGGTTGGATGCTCTCGCCCAAAGATTACGAGTTATTAGTTAATGTCGTAGAAAGTACAGGGGCAAGTGTCTTGACTTCCCAGGCTAAATATCTAGCCACACACTATCTTCCCAATTGGTATCCCCTAATTACTGATTTAACTCCAGAGACTAAATTTTATGCCGTCAATGATGACTTAGAGAGTGAGTTGAACCGACTTGGCTGGAATAAATTTTTTATTAAAGATTATGTTAAATCTCTCAAAACCTCAGTTGGCTCGATAATTAATCAACCTTCAGAAATCAAAACAGTAGTTGCCCAAATGAAAAAGTTTCGAGGCACGATTGAAGGAGGTATTTGTGTGCGCCGTCTTGAAGATTTTGTACCTGAAACAGAAAGGCGTTACTTTGTCTTATTTGGTAAACCTTTTGCCCCTTTACCAGATGAAGAAATTCCAGAAATTGTTTTTGAGTGTGCCAAGCGAATTAAGAGCCAGTTTTTTTCTGTGGATGTAATAGAACGTAGAGATGGCACTAAACGGATAGTAGAAATAGGTGATGGGCAGGTGTCAGATATTGTTGGATGGACAGCTGAACGTTTTTCTCAACTGTGGGTAGATTGACAGAATAGAAATCCCCAACTTCTTGAAGAAGTCAGGGATCTGGGTATGCTACTTACAACTTATTCCCGCACTCAGCGCAGAAATTATGGCTGGATGGATTTTTTGTACCACAGTGGCTGCAATGAACCGGCTCATCTGCGGTTGTAGGTGCTGGCTTAGGTAAACCAAACATCTGCGCGTTACTCTTACCAGGAGCTACCATTGGATAGCAGTTTTCATCTCTGGTAACATGAACATTGACAATCACCGGTCCATTGTGTGCCAGCATTTCGGCAATTTTATCTGCCAACTCTTCGCGCTTGCTAATCACCATCCCCTTGATGCCATAAGCCTGTGCTAAAAGCTCTATATCTGGCATCCCGACTTCCATATTGGAGCAGGAATAACGTTGACCATAGAAGGCTTCTTGCCACTGGCGCACCATTCCCTGCCAGCCGTTATTTAAAATCACAGTCTTGACGTTTATGCCATATTGTGCTAGTGTTCCCAATTCCTGCAAGCACATTTGGAAACTGGCATCACCGCTGATACAGATTACTTCTTCATCCGGGAAGGCAACTTTAACACCCATAGCCGCAGGCACACCAAAACCCATTGTGCCTAAACCTGCGCTAGAAATCCAGCGTCTTGGTCCATTCTTCAAAAATTGGGCTGCCCACATTTGATGCTGCCCCACATCTGTAGTATAAAATGCGTTGGGTGCTTGACTACCAACTTCCACAATTACCTCTTGGGGAGAAATGCTATCAGCATGATGAGGCACAACCAAAGGATAATCTTTTTTCCAACGGTTAATGAGATTTAACCATTCTTGATTTTGATCAGGTATACTTTTTCCCTTTGCGTCTTGACATCGACGGAGTAAATCAGTTAAAACGCTCTTGACATCGCCGACGATAGGCACTTCAGGAACACGGTTTTTACCAACTTCAGCCGGATCAATGTCAATATGAATGACTTTAGCGTGGGAAGCGAATTCATCTAATTTACCTGTGACGCGATCGTCAAATCTCGCACCGACGCAAATTAGCAAATCACAATCTGTCACCGCAAAGTTAGCGTAAGCGGTTCCGTGCATTCCCAACATTCCCAGAGATAGGGGATGATGTTCATCAAATGCACCGATCCCCATCAAAGTGGTAGTGACAGGGATATTAAATAATTCTGCCAGATGTTTAACTTCTGCATGGGCATTGGCAGCGATCGCACCCCCACCCACATACAATAATGGACGGCGACTTTCGCGAATTAGCTGTATAGCTGCGTTAATTTGTCTGGGATTGCCCTTAACTGTG
This window encodes:
- a CDS encoding ATP-grasp domain-containing protein, which codes for MRFLFPSDYFNPKKADAAYSEQVACMQNAGFATSVISLESLGSGSSKIIPVPTPGSKLVYRGWMLSPKDYELLVNVVESTGASVLTSQAKYLATHYLPNWYPLITDLTPETKFYAVNDDLESELNRLGWNKFFIKDYVKSLKTSVGSIINQPSEIKTVVAQMKKFRGTIEGGICVRRLEDFVPETERRYFVLFGKPFAPLPDEEIPEIVFECAKRIKSQFFSVDVIERRDGTKRIVEIGDGQVSDIVGWTAERFSQLWVD
- the ilvB gene encoding biosynthetic-type acetolactate synthase large subunit; this encodes MRSQSISAGESPSQISLPQSENHKPSRNSNSSAVTPKRETGGFALLDSLLRHGVEYIFGYPGGAILPIYDDLYKVEETGRIKHILVRHEQGASHAADGYARATGKVGVCFGTSGPGATNLVTGIATAYMDSIPMIVVTGQVPRAAIGTDAFQETDIYGITLPIVKHSYVVRDPKDMARIVAEAFHIASTGRPGPVLIDVPKDVALEEFDYVPVAPGSVKLPGYRPTVKGNPRQINAAIQLIRESRRPLLYVGGGAIAANAHAEVKHLAELFNIPVTTTLMGIGAFDEHHPLSLGMLGMHGTAYANFAVTDCDLLICVGARFDDRVTGKLDEFASHAKVIHIDIDPAEVGKNRVPEVPIVGDVKSVLTDLLRRCQDAKGKSIPDQNQEWLNLINRWKKDYPLVVPHHADSISPQEVIVEVGSQAPNAFYTTDVGQHQMWAAQFLKNGPRRWISSAGLGTMGFGVPAAMGVKVAFPDEEVICISGDASFQMCLQELGTLAQYGINVKTVILNNGWQGMVRQWQEAFYGQRYSCSNMEVGMPDIELLAQAYGIKGMVISKREELADKIAEMLAHNGPVIVNVHVTRDENCYPMVAPGKSNAQMFGLPKPAPTTADEPVHCSHCGTKNPSSHNFCAECGNKL